One Oryza glaberrima chromosome 10, OglaRS2, whole genome shotgun sequence DNA segment encodes these proteins:
- the LOC127785907 gene encoding putative glycine-rich cell wall structural protein 1: protein MANTKIVALGIFLVLCINGLSHAARVIRYSSAKGEGEGGGEGSGSVSGAGSGSGGGFGASNTSSSGGYFGTSNAHANAGGGGSGDGGGPLGSVGSGSGSGSGSSSSNSSSVMRAWYGGGEANAGGVGGGSGDGYGSGYSGSSGYGSGFGTGGGSSAVAMDGFYGAHANADGGGDGTGVGHGEAGGYGNGGGSGSGYGNGKYP from the coding sequence ATGGCTAACACTAAAATTGTGGCACTTGGGATTTTTCTAGTCTTATGCATAAATGGACTATCCCATGCTGCAAGAGTAATTAGATATTCTAGTGCTAAaggtgaaggagaaggtggaggagagggctCTGGATCTGTAAGTGGTGCTGGGTCGGGTTCTGGGGGTGGCTTTGGTGCTAGCAACACTAGTAGTTCTGGGGGCTATTTTGGGACAAGTAATGCACATGCTAAtgctggaggtggagggagtggtgatggtggtggacCATTAGGAAGTGTTGGGTCTGGTTCTGGGTCTGGTTCTGGCTCTAGCTCAAGTAATAGCTCAAGCGTAATGAGAGCATGGTATGGTGGTGGAGAAGCTAATGCgggtggtgttggtggtggcAGTGGTGATGGATATGGCAGTGGTTACTCAGGGTCCTCTGGTTATGGGTCAGGGTTTGGAACGGGTGGAGGCTCTAGCGCAGTGGCTATGGATGGCTTTTACGGGGCACATGCAAAtgccgatggtggtggtgatggtactgGAGTGGGACATGGCGAAGCTGGTGGGTACGGCAATGGTGGAGGGAGTGGATCTGGGTATGGTAATGGTAAATACCCATAG
- the LOC127753269 gene encoding putative glycine-rich cell wall structural protein 1 → MAITKLASLGFVMLLCIGLANAARVARFSISSATGTGGGEGAGYVNGHGLGSGSGAGSGENSAVQGSHAVAQGKGGGSGGAPYGGAGFGGGSGSGSVFSNLDSAGSSEASGTGGGDGEGQAGGNPGSKGYGAGSGTGSGSSMLHEYFPGFTNARASANGGGTTDTQNGGSGAGNGGGSGYAGLGPRP, encoded by the coding sequence ATGGCTATCACAAAACTAGCATCTCTCGGCTTTGTTATGCTATTATGCATTGGATTAGCCAACGCTGCAAGAGTGGCTAGATTCTCTATCTCGAGCGCAACGGGCACCGGAGGGGGTGAGGGTGCCGGATATGTAAACGGCCATGGCTTAGGGTCTGGTAGCGGGGCCGGTTCGGGCGAGAACAGCGCGGTTCAAGGATCTCATGCAGTTGCCCAAGGGAAAGGTGGAGGCAGTGGAGGTGCACCATATGGCGGAGCTGGATTTGGCGGTGGGTCTGGGTCTGGCTCAGTGTTTAGTAACCTCGATTCTGCGGGATCTTCTGAAGCTAGTGGTaccggtggtggtgatggtgaaggACAAGCAGGAGGCAACCCTGGATCTAAAGGTTATGGGGCAGGTAGTGGCACAGGTTCAGGTTCATCCATGCTGCATGAGTATTTTCCCGGTTTTACAAATGCACGTGCTAGTGCTAATGGTGGTGGCACCACTGATACTCAAAATGGTGGAAGCGGTGCCGGTAATGGTGGTGGTTCTGGATATGCTGGGTTAGGGCCACGCCCTTAG
- the LOC127752991 gene encoding glycine-rich cell wall structural protein 1.0-like: protein MAGTRVLALGFIALMTLGLANAVRVSRLSNSDGTGAGGGGGGGYLNGGGSGFGSGAGSAQSGNPFGSYATAVAGGGSSSTSQDGGSGNGAGGGSASGAGENIDTVSTGYGGSTSAAGNGGGGGGGQAGGSYGSYGQGGGGGTGSGSGMADTHLFGPISEAEGNANGNGGGNGTGQNGGNGSGGGGGSGYAKAHP, encoded by the coding sequence ATGGCAGGCACTAGAGTGTTAGCTCTTGGCTTCATTGCTCTAATGACCCTAGGATTAGCCAATGCTGTGAGAGTGTCTCGACTCTCTAATTCTGATGGCACTGGGGCaggagggggtgggggtggtggctATCTAAACGGTGGAGGGTCTGGGTTTGGTAGTGGTGCTGGGTCTGCTCAGAGTGGGAATCCTTTTGGTTCCTATGCAACTGCTGTAGCTGGAGGAGGTAGTTCTAGCACTAGTCAGGATGGTGGATCCGGAAATGGCGCGGGTGGCGGATCTGCTTCTGGAGCTGGGGAAAATATTGATACTGTATCCACTGGTTATGGTGGATCCACTAGCGCTGCTGGtaatggtggcggtggtggaggaggacaaGCCGGGGGTTCGTATGGATCTTACGGtcaaggaggtggtggtggcaccGGATCAGGTTCTGGTATGGCTGACACACATTTGTTTGGACCAATAAGTGAGGCAGAAGGAAATGCCAACGGAAATGGTGGTGGTAATGGTACTGGGCAAAATGGTGGGAATGGtagcggtggaggtggtggatcTGGGTATGCCAAAGCGCATCCATAG
- the LOC127752992 gene encoding putative glycine-rich cell wall structural protein 1, which produces MAGTKLVALGFIVLLSIGLANAARVARYSNAEGNGSGQGGGVGYVNGGGSGSGSGAGAAQSGSNGAHATAGGGGGGGGNSQYGGSGAGGGSGVGSSSSQYASGYYSGYGGYSSAGGNGGGGGGGQAGGNWGSSGSGDGSGSGSGSSSANTYYGGPSYANADANGNGNGKGTGSYGGSGGGQGTGSGYGDASP; this is translated from the coding sequence ATGGCAGGCACTAAACTTGTAGCTCTCGGATTTATTGTTCTTTTGAGCATTGGGTTAGCTAATGCCGCGAGAGTAGCTAGATACTCGAATGCTGAAGGAAATGGCTCGGGACAGGGCGGGGGTGTCGGATACGTGAATGGTGGTGGCTCGGGGTCTGGAAGTGGTGCTGGGGCTGCACAGAGCGGCTCAAATGGTGCCCACGCTACtgctggaggtggaggtggaggtggtggcaaTAGCCAGTACGGTGGATCTGGGGCGGGTGGTGGATCCGGCGTAGGTTCAAGCTCTAGTCAGTATGCTAGCGGGTATTATTCTGGTTATGGTGGTTACTCTAGCGCTGGAGGTaacggtggaggtggtggtggaggacaAGCCGGGGGTAACTGGGGATCTAGTGGTTCTGGTGATGGCAGTGGTTCTGGCTCTGGCTCTAGTTCGGCCAACACATACTATGGTGGACCGAGTTACGCAAATGCTGATGCTAATGGTAATGGTAATGGTAAAGGCACCGGCTCATATGGTGGGAGCGGTGGTGGCCAAGGTACTGGTTCTGGATATGGTGATGCCAGCCCATAA